One window of Stenotrophomonas indicatrix genomic DNA carries:
- a CDS encoding class III poly(R)-hydroxyalkanoic acid synthase subunit PhaC gives MKGPLGFNADDLMQETLAMQRKLMEGLKLLPQVEVVDYGATAREEVWRDGKVVLYRFVGENAPVRRTPLLIVYALVNRPYMVDLQADRSLVQKLLALGQDVYVLDWGYPDRSERYQTLEDYLLRYIDGAVDALRARSGGPVDMLGICQGGVFALCYAALRRQKLGNLITMVTPVDFQTADNMLSHWAQQVDVDLLVDTLGNIPADLMNASYLMLKPFRLNVQKYVGLLDILDDKAALEDFLRMEKWIFDSPDLAGEAFREFIKQFYQGNGLVNGTVHIGEEAVDLAKVTLPVLNIYAEQDHLVPPDASRAMRGRLGTQDYTESSFRGGHIGIYVSGRAQREVPATIDNWLKERTAGSAGR, from the coding sequence ATGAAAGGACCGCTGGGCTTCAATGCCGATGACCTGATGCAGGAGACCCTGGCCATGCAGCGCAAGCTGATGGAAGGGTTGAAGCTGTTGCCGCAGGTGGAGGTTGTCGACTATGGCGCCACCGCCCGCGAGGAAGTCTGGCGCGATGGCAAGGTGGTGCTGTATCGCTTCGTCGGCGAGAACGCGCCGGTCCGGCGCACGCCGCTGCTGATCGTGTACGCGCTGGTCAATCGCCCGTACATGGTCGACCTGCAGGCCGATCGCTCACTGGTGCAGAAGCTGCTGGCGCTGGGCCAGGACGTGTACGTGCTGGACTGGGGCTATCCGGATCGTTCCGAGCGCTACCAGACGCTTGAGGATTACCTGCTGCGCTACATCGATGGCGCGGTGGATGCGCTGCGCGCGCGCAGCGGTGGCCCGGTCGACATGCTCGGCATCTGCCAGGGCGGCGTGTTCGCGCTGTGCTACGCCGCGTTGCGCCGGCAGAAGCTGGGCAACCTGATCACCATGGTCACCCCGGTCGATTTCCAGACCGCCGACAACATGCTGTCGCACTGGGCGCAGCAGGTGGATGTGGATCTGCTGGTGGACACGCTGGGCAACATCCCGGCCGATCTGATGAATGCCAGCTACCTGATGCTCAAGCCGTTCCGCCTGAACGTGCAGAAGTACGTGGGCCTGCTCGACATCCTCGATGACAAGGCCGCGCTGGAAGACTTCCTGCGCATGGAAAAGTGGATCTTCGACTCGCCCGATCTGGCTGGCGAGGCCTTCCGTGAGTTCATCAAGCAGTTCTACCAGGGCAACGGACTGGTCAACGGCACCGTGCATATCGGTGAGGAGGCGGTGGACCTGGCCAAGGTGACCCTGCCCGTGCTCAACATCTACGCCGAACAGGATCACCTGGTGCCACCGGATGCATCACGTGCGATGCGTGGCCGGCTGGGCACGCAGGACTACACCGAGTCCAGTTTCCGCGGTGGGCATATCGGCATCTATGTCTCAGGCCGTGCGCAGCGCGAAGTGCCAGCGACCATCGACAACTGGCTGAAGGAACGCACGGCCGGTTCAGCGGGACGCTGA
- a CDS encoding PAS domain S-box protein, whose product MADQGDSGNALLERRLQELAEERRRLAMIIEGTAAGTWEWNVQSGQMRVNERWAEIVGYRLDELEPICQKTFIALVHPDDLALSDAALQDHFDGRTDHYVCLLRMRHRNGEWIWIHDRGRVFEWDGQGRPLWMAGAHADVTELQRARQDAAEMRQRLQAVVDASDEVAVIATDTDGTITLFNTGAQRLLGYTAAEVVGGRRLDAFHDPVELQAWLRPLATADGQVPGVFEALSARADGQTYSRQWTLLRKDGQRRQVRLSISRMDGADGERIGYVGMAIDITEILQARAEARLAADKFAGAFTSAALGMALVSLEGRWLDVNDALCRILGYPREELLQVDFQRLTHPADLQTDLALVEDLLAGRRTHYHLEKRYVGRDGNTIWARLSVSLVRNERGEPLHFVSQIQDVSAQRSSEQRLFESEQRSRITLDAVADLVLSVALDGRIEYANAAAVRLLAGDGALSLAGHNVQDVLALTTEYAPQSLLDVAVLLDPEGNAVDLHADLLLRMGVATVPVDLTRAWLRDDEGHVRGAVWVLRDDTQQRARQREARHLAEMDPLTELGNRRGFEVHLQQAITRVERTGQAASLMYIDLDRFKPVNDTFGHLAGDAVLWAVASVLRHGVRDSDVVARLGGDEFVVILSGCSPRRAARIGGELLHTLSNLSIPWDQHQLRIGASIGIAPLAVGMSVDQAVAAADAQCYRAKAMGRNNVQVQGETSELPGGSPADGSDLNDG is encoded by the coding sequence ATGGCCGATCAAGGCGACAGCGGCAACGCACTGCTGGAGCGCCGGCTGCAGGAACTGGCCGAAGAGCGCCGTCGCCTGGCGATGATCATCGAGGGCACTGCGGCCGGCACCTGGGAATGGAACGTCCAGAGCGGACAGATGCGGGTCAACGAACGCTGGGCCGAGATCGTCGGCTACCGGTTGGACGAGTTGGAGCCGATCTGCCAGAAGACCTTCATCGCACTGGTCCATCCCGATGATCTGGCGCTGTCCGATGCGGCCCTGCAGGACCACTTTGATGGCCGCACCGACCACTATGTCTGCCTGTTGCGGATGCGCCACCGGAATGGCGAATGGATCTGGATCCACGATCGAGGACGGGTTTTCGAATGGGACGGGCAGGGCAGGCCGCTATGGATGGCCGGTGCCCACGCCGACGTCACCGAACTGCAGCGCGCGCGCCAGGATGCGGCCGAAATGCGCCAGCGCCTGCAGGCGGTGGTGGATGCCTCCGACGAAGTGGCGGTGATCGCCACCGACACCGACGGCACCATCACCCTGTTCAACACGGGTGCGCAGCGGCTGCTCGGCTACACCGCTGCTGAAGTAGTGGGTGGGCGCAGGCTGGACGCCTTCCACGACCCGGTTGAACTGCAGGCGTGGCTGCGACCGCTGGCGACCGCTGACGGACAGGTTCCTGGTGTGTTCGAGGCACTCAGTGCGCGCGCGGACGGCCAGACGTATTCGCGGCAGTGGACGCTGCTGCGCAAGGACGGCCAGCGTCGCCAAGTGCGCCTGTCGATCAGCCGTATGGATGGCGCCGATGGTGAGCGCATCGGCTATGTCGGCATGGCCATCGACATCACTGAAATCCTGCAGGCACGCGCTGAGGCACGTCTTGCGGCGGACAAGTTCGCCGGTGCGTTTACCTCGGCGGCACTGGGAATGGCGCTGGTGTCGCTGGAAGGGCGCTGGCTGGATGTCAACGATGCGCTATGCCGCATTCTCGGCTACCCGCGCGAGGAGCTGCTGCAGGTCGATTTCCAGCGGCTGACCCATCCGGCCGATCTGCAGACCGATCTGGCCCTGGTGGAGGATCTGCTGGCGGGGCGACGCACGCACTATCATCTTGAAAAACGCTACGTGGGTCGTGATGGCAACACCATCTGGGCGCGGCTGTCGGTATCGCTGGTACGCAATGAGCGCGGCGAACCGCTGCATTTCGTGTCGCAGATCCAGGATGTCAGCGCCCAGCGCAGCAGCGAGCAGCGCTTGTTCGAAAGCGAACAGCGCAGCCGCATCACCTTGGATGCGGTTGCCGACCTGGTGCTCAGCGTCGCCCTGGATGGCCGCATCGAATATGCCAACGCCGCTGCCGTGCGTCTGCTTGCCGGCGATGGTGCGTTGTCGCTGGCAGGGCACAACGTGCAGGATGTGCTGGCACTGACCACCGAGTACGCCCCGCAGTCATTGCTGGACGTAGCGGTGCTGCTGGATCCAGAAGGCAATGCCGTGGACCTGCACGCTGATCTGTTACTGCGGATGGGAGTGGCGACAGTACCGGTGGACCTGACGCGGGCCTGGTTGCGTGACGACGAGGGGCATGTGCGCGGGGCCGTGTGGGTACTGCGCGATGACACGCAGCAGCGCGCCCGACAGCGCGAGGCACGACATCTGGCCGAGATGGACCCGCTGACCGAACTGGGCAACCGGCGTGGTTTCGAGGTGCACCTGCAGCAGGCGATCACCCGGGTCGAGCGGACGGGCCAGGCGGCCTCGTTGATGTATATCGATCTGGACCGGTTCAAACCGGTCAACGATACCTTTGGTCACCTGGCCGGCGATGCGGTGCTGTGGGCCGTGGCCAGCGTGTTGCGCCATGGTGTCCGCGATTCGGACGTGGTGGCGCGTCTGGGCGGTGACGAATTCGTGGTGATCCTGTCCGGGTGCAGCCCGCGGCGCGCGGCACGCATCGGTGGTGAACTGCTGCATACCCTGTCCAACCTGTCCATTCCCTGGGACCAGCACCAGCTGCGGATCGGCGCCAGCATCGGCATCGCGCCGCTCGCTGTCGGCATGAGCGTGGACCAGGCCGTCGCGGCCGCCGATGCCCAGTGCTACCGGGCCAAGGCGATGGGCCGCAACAACGTGCAGGTACAGGGCGAAACCAGCGAACTGCCCGGCGGCTCGCCGGCGGACGGCAGCGACCTCAACGACGGCTGA
- a CDS encoding DUF5694 domain-containing protein: MLRRLSAIIIFSLCSAGALASDAGFRPSFHPDQLKGPPAGRRNEVLVLGTAHLSGLPKTFEPAMLEPLLQRLAHWRPEAIATENLSGLQCDFMHRNPGRYAESVETYCFDTNAARAATGLDVPSANVEMERLLSAWPASPTAAQRRRLAAVFLAAGERGSAHVQWLRLPVQERIAGEGLDAALVEMLDKGLTRRNETNLVAAVLAARLGLERLWAVDDHTADSPTPPEDEKAAREAIMKAWDNPHANARRDADEPLYANVDKVGGVLDLYRAYNRPDVGLQAYQADFGAALVEPSRQGFGRNYVGYWETRNLRMVANIREVLGQRPGTRLLAIVGASHKGYYEAYLNMMHDVQLVDAEAVLR; encoded by the coding sequence ATGCTTCGACGCTTGAGCGCCATCATCATCTTCAGCCTGTGCAGTGCCGGCGCATTGGCCAGCGACGCGGGTTTCCGCCCCAGCTTCCATCCCGACCAGCTGAAGGGGCCACCGGCCGGTCGCCGCAACGAAGTACTGGTGCTTGGAACAGCGCATCTGTCAGGGCTGCCGAAGACCTTCGAGCCGGCCATGCTGGAGCCACTGCTGCAGCGCCTGGCACATTGGCGCCCGGAGGCGATTGCCACCGAAAACCTGTCCGGCCTGCAGTGCGACTTCATGCACCGCAATCCCGGCCGCTATGCCGAAAGTGTGGAAACCTACTGCTTCGACACCAACGCGGCCCGCGCAGCCACCGGCCTCGACGTGCCCAGCGCCAATGTCGAGATGGAACGCCTGCTGTCGGCATGGCCGGCAAGCCCGACAGCGGCGCAGCGTCGCCGCTTGGCCGCAGTGTTCCTTGCCGCTGGCGAGCGCGGATCGGCGCATGTGCAATGGCTGCGTCTGCCTGTGCAGGAGCGCATCGCAGGCGAAGGTCTGGATGCTGCGCTGGTCGAGATGCTCGACAAGGGCCTGACCCGTCGCAATGAAACCAACCTGGTCGCGGCAGTCCTCGCTGCCCGCCTCGGGCTGGAACGCCTGTGGGCAGTGGACGACCATACCGCCGATTCGCCAACCCCGCCCGAGGACGAGAAGGCAGCACGCGAAGCGATCATGAAAGCCTGGGACAATCCGCACGCAAACGCACGGCGGGACGCCGACGAGCCGCTGTATGCAAATGTCGACAAGGTCGGTGGCGTACTGGACCTGTACCGTGCCTACAACCGCCCCGACGTCGGCTTGCAGGCCTACCAGGCGGACTTCGGCGCCGCGCTGGTCGAGCCCTCCCGCCAGGGCTTTGGTCGCAACTATGTGGGCTACTGGGAAACCCGCAACCTGCGCATGGTCGCCAACATCCGCGAGGTGCTGGGCCAGCGGCCGGGGACGCGGCTACTGGCCATCGTTGGCGCTTCGCACAAAGGCTACTACGAGGCCTACCTCAACATGATGCATGACGTGCAGCTGGTAGATGCCGAAGCGGTGCTGCGCTGA
- a CDS encoding methyl-accepting chemotaxis protein, protein MLVSGSMEGAQAPAEVLTRWSPWHALRGVLGSQRRAAEVAEQHRRHVELEAQVAALHRVQAVIEFALDGTILQANDNFLQALGYRLDEIQGRHHSLFVDPEDARSTGYRDFWARLGRGEFDAGQYRRFGKGGREIWIQASYNPVLDPNGRPYKVVKFATDITAQKQQAAESAGQLAAIDKSQAVIEFSMDGRILDANANFLAATGYTLEEVRGQHHSLFVESDYRASVEYRRFWEKLGSGEYDAGQYRRLGKGGREVWIQASYNPILDAGGRPFKVVKYATDITAQVHESQAMQRAVAQTREVVASAKEGDLTRSIAMADKSGPIAELCGGVNALVEAMAGIIGQIKFAADTIAVGASEIAEGNNDLSQRTEQQAASLEETAVSMKGLAETVQRTANNARQASQLAGGTADVAARGGQVVHDVVSTMAVINASSRRIVDIIGVIDGIAFQTNILALNAAVEAARAGEHGRGFAVVATEIRELSQRSAGAAKEIKQLIDASVANVGAGTAQVESAGRTMDEIVVDVRRVSDLMTEISAAAQQQSDDIQQMNHAVDLIDQGTQQNAALVEEASAAARSMEEQSSQLLQTVAAFRVRAGAGAGHGHGVHAPALRVV, encoded by the coding sequence ATGCTTGTTTCAGGCTCCATGGAAGGTGCTCAGGCGCCGGCCGAAGTGCTCACCCGTTGGTCTCCCTGGCACGCGCTGCGAGGGGTGTTGGGCTCGCAGCGCCGGGCGGCGGAGGTAGCCGAGCAGCATCGGCGGCACGTCGAGCTTGAAGCCCAGGTTGCCGCACTGCATCGGGTGCAGGCCGTCATCGAGTTCGCCCTCGACGGCACCATCCTGCAGGCCAATGACAATTTCCTGCAGGCACTGGGATATCGCCTGGATGAGATCCAGGGCAGGCATCACTCCCTGTTCGTCGATCCCGAGGACGCGCGCAGCACCGGATACCGCGACTTCTGGGCGCGGCTGGGTCGCGGTGAATTCGATGCAGGACAGTACCGGCGCTTCGGCAAGGGGGGGCGCGAGATCTGGATCCAGGCGTCCTACAACCCGGTGCTGGACCCGAACGGGCGACCGTACAAGGTAGTCAAGTTCGCGACCGACATCACGGCGCAGAAGCAGCAGGCGGCCGAGTCGGCGGGGCAACTCGCCGCCATCGATAAATCGCAGGCGGTAATCGAGTTCAGCATGGATGGCCGAATCCTGGACGCCAATGCGAACTTCCTGGCCGCCACCGGCTACACGTTGGAAGAAGTGCGCGGCCAGCATCATTCGCTGTTCGTCGAGTCTGACTACCGGGCCAGTGTCGAGTATCGCCGGTTCTGGGAGAAGCTCGGCTCTGGCGAGTACGACGCAGGCCAGTACCGGCGGCTGGGCAAAGGTGGCCGCGAAGTGTGGATCCAGGCGTCGTACAACCCGATCCTCGACGCGGGCGGGCGGCCCTTCAAGGTCGTCAAGTACGCCACCGACATCACCGCGCAGGTGCATGAGAGCCAGGCCATGCAGCGTGCCGTGGCGCAGACGCGCGAGGTGGTGGCTTCGGCAAAGGAGGGCGATCTGACCCGAAGCATCGCCATGGCCGACAAGAGCGGCCCGATCGCCGAACTGTGCGGCGGCGTCAACGCGCTGGTCGAAGCAATGGCCGGAATCATCGGTCAGATCAAGTTCGCCGCGGACACCATTGCGGTGGGTGCGAGCGAAATCGCCGAAGGCAACAACGACCTTTCCCAGCGCACCGAGCAGCAGGCCGCATCACTGGAAGAAACCGCGGTGTCGATGAAGGGGTTGGCCGAGACCGTGCAGCGCACCGCGAACAACGCGCGCCAGGCCAGCCAGCTGGCCGGCGGCACCGCCGATGTAGCCGCACGCGGCGGCCAGGTGGTGCATGACGTGGTCTCGACGATGGCGGTGATCAACGCCTCCTCGCGTCGCATCGTCGACATCATTGGTGTGATCGATGGCATTGCGTTCCAGACCAACATCCTGGCGCTCAACGCGGCCGTCGAAGCGGCGCGTGCCGGTGAGCATGGTCGTGGTTTCGCCGTGGTCGCCACCGAGATCCGTGAGCTCTCGCAGCGCTCGGCGGGTGCGGCGAAGGAAATCAAGCAGCTGATCGATGCATCGGTTGCCAATGTCGGCGCCGGAACGGCGCAGGTCGAGAGCGCCGGGCGGACCATGGACGAGATCGTGGTCGACGTGCGACGTGTCAGTGACCTGATGACCGAGATCAGCGCCGCTGCGCAACAGCAAAGCGACGACATCCAGCAGATGAACCACGCGGTGGATCTGATCGACCAGGGCACGCAGCAGAATGCAGCGCTGGTGGAAGAGGCCTCAGCGGCCGCGCGCAGCATGGAAGAGCAGTCTTCGCAGTTGCTGCAGACGGTGGCAGCGTTCCGTGTGCGCGCGGGGGCTGGTGCAGGGCATGGCCATGGCGTGCATGCCCCAGCGCTGCGGGTGGTGTAG
- a CDS encoding PspC domain-containing protein, with product MNAVPRTLSRSLNDRMIAGVMGGIAHRFGWNPTLVRVLYVVISLASAAFPGILIYLLLWLLIPNEAD from the coding sequence ATGAACGCTGTGCCGCGCACCCTGTCGCGCTCGCTGAACGACCGCATGATCGCCGGAGTGATGGGCGGCATCGCCCATCGTTTCGGCTGGAACCCGACCCTGGTACGGGTGCTGTACGTGGTCATCTCGCTGGCGTCGGCCGCGTTCCCGGGCATCCTGATCTACCTGCTGCTGTGGCTGCTGATCCCCAACGAGGCCGATTGA
- a CDS encoding YfeK family protein: MQSVRKLFIPVCFLPALLCTGPAWSAPGAQARQEIAGLIASLDGSACQFQRNGSWYGPADARSHLQRKYDYLLKKNMVDTAEQFIERAASQSSMSGKAYRIRCPGQPEQTSAAWFGARLQALRQRTP; encoded by the coding sequence ATGCAATCTGTACGAAAGCTGTTCATCCCGGTTTGCTTTCTGCCAGCCCTGCTGTGCACCGGGCCGGCGTGGTCAGCGCCGGGAGCGCAGGCGCGCCAGGAGATCGCGGGGCTGATCGCCAGCCTGGACGGGTCGGCCTGCCAGTTCCAGCGCAATGGCAGCTGGTACGGTCCCGCCGATGCGCGTTCGCACCTGCAGCGCAAATACGACTATCTGCTGAAGAAGAACATGGTCGACACCGCCGAGCAGTTCATCGAGCGTGCGGCGAGCCAGAGCAGCATGAGTGGCAAGGCGTACCGGATCCGCTGCCCCGGCCAGCCCGAACAGACCTCGGCGGCGTGGTTCGGCGCCCGCCTGCAGGCGTTGCGCCAACGCACGCCGTAG
- a CDS encoding GNAT family N-acetyltransferase, with translation MALHSTPSLPPAFQAHLRELLLQDAGAWSNYLSLPGVIEHTSWGDVSVEALQRQIVDHARNARCRRWAILDGDDQLLGTVGLNDIDIEHHRAELAYDLSPAHQGRGLATGAARAVIAWAHAALGCVRIQATVLDSNLRSIAVLERAGMQREGLLQSYRQVRGQPRDFWMYAHTLPQLHGGQGDDRAAP, from the coding sequence ATGGCATTGCACTCCACTCCCTCCCTACCCCCAGCGTTCCAGGCTCACCTGCGCGAACTGCTCCTGCAGGACGCGGGCGCCTGGTCGAACTACCTGTCGCTGCCGGGCGTGATCGAGCACACCAGCTGGGGCGATGTCTCTGTAGAGGCTTTGCAGCGGCAGATCGTCGACCATGCGCGCAACGCGCGATGCCGCCGCTGGGCGATCCTCGACGGCGACGACCAGCTGCTCGGCACCGTCGGCCTCAACGACATCGACATCGAACACCACCGCGCTGAACTGGCCTACGACCTGTCCCCTGCCCATCAGGGACGTGGGCTGGCGACCGGGGCGGCCCGCGCGGTCATCGCCTGGGCCCATGCCGCACTGGGTTGCGTACGCATCCAGGCCACCGTACTCGACAGCAATCTGCGATCCATTGCCGTGCTCGAACGCGCAGGCATGCAACGCGAGGGGTTGCTGCAGTCGTATCGCCAAGTCCGTGGGCAGCCGCGCGACTTCTGGATGTATGCGCACACTCTCCCGCAGCTGCATGGCGGCCAGGGCGACGACCGCGCCGCCCCATAG
- a CDS encoding response regulator — protein MSALQDLRVLVVENDEMSAALLQMQLVQSGALVVGLAASVAEALRLLEEAAPDVALLDYRLAHNETSEPVAAALAARGVPFVLATGMAAEQLPVAMQSGVLLIKPYLSAELSKALVRAVGRSSANA, from the coding sequence ATGTCAGCGTTGCAGGACCTGCGGGTACTGGTAGTCGAAAACGACGAGATGAGTGCGGCCCTGCTGCAGATGCAGCTGGTGCAGTCCGGCGCTCTGGTCGTCGGCTTGGCCGCGTCCGTCGCCGAGGCGCTGCGCCTGCTGGAAGAGGCCGCCCCTGACGTGGCCCTGTTGGATTACCGGTTGGCCCACAACGAGACCAGCGAACCGGTTGCTGCGGCGCTGGCCGCGCGTGGCGTGCCGTTCGTGCTCGCCACCGGCATGGCCGCCGAACAACTGCCGGTCGCGATGCAATCCGGCGTGCTGTTGATCAAACCCTATCTGTCGGCGGAACTGTCCAAGGCCTTGGTCCGCGCCGTGGGGCGCTCCAGCGCCAACGCCTGA
- a CDS encoding DUF4822 domain-containing protein, with amino-acid sequence MHHVLPSSAVALLLAATTASACPAAMAPQTVLASTAWQTTAVHEGDDRSTNVIDRYPDVVGLSVWDACSNRFEYFDPISGASRASLGGAGYYLFTGDGQHQVTLPDRGAPISRRLQTLDADEFTYSRTVPRNLQAGQPEVILHVVHTPYRGPLAIPMRPGSASR; translated from the coding sequence ATGCATCACGTCCTGCCATCAAGCGCTGTGGCATTGCTGCTGGCGGCCACCACTGCCTCCGCCTGCCCGGCGGCGATGGCCCCACAAACGGTTCTCGCATCGACAGCGTGGCAGACGACCGCCGTGCATGAGGGTGACGACCGGTCCACAAACGTGATCGACCGCTACCCTGACGTAGTGGGTCTATCCGTGTGGGATGCCTGCAGTAACCGGTTCGAGTATTTCGACCCGATCAGCGGCGCATCGCGCGCATCGTTGGGAGGCGCCGGCTACTATCTGTTCACCGGGGACGGCCAGCACCAGGTCACCCTGCCCGATCGCGGCGCACCGATCTCCCGCCGGCTGCAGACCCTCGACGCGGATGAGTTCACGTATTCAAGGACGGTTCCCAGGAATCTGCAGGCGGGGCAGCCGGAGGTCATCCTCCATGTCGTGCATACGCCCTACCGCGGGCCGCTGGCCATTCCCATGCGACCAGGCTCAGCGTCCCGCTGA
- a CDS encoding Tex family protein produces MHDAKHAQRQLAQQIAQTIADEIGAQTAQVSAAVGLLDEGASVPFIARYRKEVTGGLDDTQLRNLETRLTYLRELEDRRAAVLTSIGEQGKLSDELRNEILAADTKSRLEDLYLPYKPKRRTRAQIAREAGLEPLADGLLGDPTQDPQVFAATFVDADKGVADTKAALEGARAILMERWGEDATLVGELRSWLSEQGVIRARVAEGKETEGAKYRDYFEHAESLAKIPSHRLLALFRARREEILFLELDPGKDAEAGHQYAEGRVAHNAGIRDAGRPADRWLLDACRLTWRAKLHMHLLLDLFNQAREKAEAEAIAVFGDNLKDLLLAAPAGPKSVLGLDPGIRTGCKIAVVDATGKLVATDTIYPHEPRRQWEQSLQTIKQLCAKHNVQLIAIGNGTASRETDKLAGEAIKALGDNAPQKIVVSEAGASVYSASETAAKEFPDLDVSIRGAVSIARRLQDPLAELVKIEPKAIGVGQYQHDVDQYRLARALDARVEDCVNAVGVYVNTASAALLSRVSGLSSTVAENIVRHRDDNGPFKRRKDLLKVSRLGEKTFEQCAGFLRIADGDQPLDASSVHPEAYPVVERIVASTARPIKALIGDGSFLRGLKAEQFTDETFGVPTVRDILKELEKPGRDPRPEFKAARFADGVEDIKDLREGMVLEGVVSNVAAFGAFVDIGVHQDGLIHISALSDTYVKDPRDVVKAGDIVKVKVLEVDVPRKRIALTRRLDDTPGQATSRTGSRDERSQGQAPRRDAGNSGQGRGQGRNPGNGGRPAQAAPPANNALAEAFARAKRS; encoded by the coding sequence ATGCACGACGCCAAGCACGCCCAGCGCCAGCTCGCCCAGCAGATCGCCCAGACCATCGCCGATGAAATCGGTGCCCAGACCGCCCAGGTCAGCGCCGCCGTCGGCTTGCTCGATGAAGGCGCCAGCGTTCCGTTCATCGCCCGCTACCGCAAGGAAGTCACCGGTGGGCTGGACGACACCCAGCTGCGCAACCTGGAAACCCGCCTGACCTACCTGCGCGAACTGGAAGACCGCCGCGCGGCGGTGCTGACCAGCATCGGCGAGCAGGGCAAGCTCAGCGATGAACTGCGCAACGAGATCCTCGCCGCCGACACCAAGAGCCGGTTGGAAGATCTGTACCTGCCGTACAAGCCCAAGCGTCGCACCCGCGCGCAGATCGCCCGCGAAGCAGGACTGGAGCCGCTGGCCGATGGCCTGTTGGGTGATCCGACACAGGACCCGCAGGTCTTTGCCGCCACGTTCGTGGATGCCGACAAGGGCGTGGCCGATACCAAGGCCGCGCTGGAAGGTGCCCGCGCGATCCTGATGGAGCGCTGGGGCGAGGACGCCACGCTGGTGGGTGAGCTGCGCAGCTGGTTGAGCGAGCAGGGCGTGATCCGTGCCCGCGTTGCCGAGGGCAAGGAAACCGAGGGCGCCAAGTACCGCGATTATTTCGAACACGCCGAGTCGCTGGCGAAGATCCCCTCGCACCGGTTGTTGGCGCTGTTCCGTGCGCGCCGCGAGGAGATCCTGTTCCTCGAGCTGGATCCCGGCAAGGATGCCGAGGCCGGACATCAGTACGCTGAAGGGCGCGTGGCGCACAACGCCGGTATCCGCGATGCGGGGCGTCCCGCTGATCGCTGGCTGCTGGACGCCTGCCGCCTGACCTGGCGGGCCAAGCTGCACATGCACCTGCTGCTGGACTTGTTCAACCAGGCCCGTGAGAAAGCCGAGGCCGAAGCCATCGCGGTGTTCGGCGACAACCTCAAGGATCTGCTGCTGGCCGCACCGGCGGGCCCGAAAAGCGTGCTGGGCCTGGACCCGGGCATCCGCACCGGCTGCAAGATCGCCGTGGTCGACGCCACCGGCAAGCTGGTCGCCACCGATACCATCTACCCGCACGAACCCCGCCGGCAGTGGGAGCAGTCGCTGCAGACGATCAAGCAGCTGTGCGCCAAGCACAACGTGCAGCTGATCGCGATCGGCAACGGCACCGCCAGCCGCGAGACCGACAAGCTGGCCGGTGAAGCCATCAAGGCGCTGGGTGACAACGCGCCGCAGAAGATCGTGGTCAGTGAAGCCGGGGCTTCGGTGTATTCGGCATCGGAAACGGCGGCCAAGGAGTTCCCGGACCTGGACGTGTCGATCCGTGGGGCGGTATCGATCGCGCGTCGCCTGCAGGACCCGCTGGCCGAACTGGTGAAGATCGAGCCGAAGGCGATCGGTGTCGGGCAGTACCAGCACGACGTGGATCAATACCGCCTGGCGCGGGCGCTGGATGCGCGCGTGGAGGACTGCGTGAACGCTGTTGGCGTGTACGTAAACACGGCGTCGGCGGCGCTGCTGTCGCGGGTGTCAGGCCTGTCGTCGACGGTGGCCGAGAACATCGTGCGCCACCGCGATGACAATGGTCCGTTCAAGCGTCGCAAGGACCTGTTGAAGGTGTCGCGGTTGGGCGAGAAGACGTTCGAGCAATGTGCGGGCTTCCTGCGTATCGCCGATGGTGATCAGCCGCTGGATGCATCGTCGGTGCATCCGGAAGCCTACCCGGTGGTCGAGCGCATCGTGGCCAGCACCGCGCGCCCGATCAAGGCGCTGATCGGCGACGGTAGTTTCCTGCGCGGGTTGAAAGCCGAGCAGTTCACCGACGAAACGTTCGGTGTACCGACCGTGCGCGACATCCTCAAGGAACTGGAAAAGCCCGGCCGTGATCCGCGCCCGGAGTTCAAGGCGGCCCGTTTCGCCGATGGCGTCGAGGACATCAAGGACCTGCGCGAGGGCATGGTGCTGGAAGGTGTGGTCAGCAACGTGGCCGCGTTCGGTGCGTTCGTTGACATCGGTGTGCACCAGGACGGCCTGATCCACATCTCGGCGCTGTCCGATACCTACGTGAAAGATCCGCGTGACGTGGTCAAGGCCGGCGACATCGTCAAGGTGAAGGTGCTGGAGGTGGATGTGCCGCGCAAGCGCATCGCCTTGACCCGTCGCCTGGACGATACGCCCGGCCAGGCCACCAGCCGCACGGGCAGCCGTGACGAACGCAGCCAGGGGCAGGCGCCCCGTCGCGACGCTGGCAATTCCGGGCAGGGGCGTGGCCAGGGGCGCAACCCGGGCAACGGCGGACGCCCGGCACAGGCCGCGCCGCCCGCCAACAATGCCCTGGCCGAGGCGTTCGCCCGGGCCAAGCGCAGCTGA